TCGCAGATGCTGTTGGCGCTGGGCATCGGGTTGGCCAACCAGGCCCTGGCAAAAGGCGTCTGGGCACTCACGCTGCTGGGCGTCTGGCTGATCCCGCTGGCCAAGTACCGCTTCGGGGTCTCCGGCTCGCGCGAGTACGTGCAAAGCCTCTCGACCGATGACCTGACGCGCATCCAGTCGGTGATTTCCGTGGACTCGGTCGGCGAAGGCCGCATGTACATCCCGGAGTCTTCGCTGGGCGCGGACTTCGTGCGCGCCTTCCTTCCCTTCCCTGGCTATCCTGCGCTCAACGATCTGCTGGAAGAAGCGGCGCACCTGAACGGGATCAAATACAACACCATCATCGCCGGCGGCACCACCGACCACATCAGCTTCCTGGAGGTGAACAGCGGATTCCGCGACCGGCTGGGCGATTGGCTGGGCTGCCCGCGCTGGCTGGGGTGCCACAAGCACGGCAAGCGCAAGATCCCCGCCTCGGCGCTGGTCTGCCTGATGCCGGGCAAGGCGTCTCCTTTGGTATTCGGCGGTAAGATCCACACGCCCGCCGACACGCCCGACCGCGTCTACCCCGGGCCGCTTACGGAAGCGCTGCGCATCCTCGACTACTGGTTCTATCGCATGCACGGAGGCCCGCGACTGACCGAGCCGCGCGACTTCTCTGAATACCACTATGCGCAACTGTTCTGCGTGAGCCCGGCGAACGTACAGCAGCAGGAATACTGGCTGGCGCTCAAAGACGCCGTCGAGCCCAACCGCCGCAACCTGAACGGGCTTTACCGGGTCGAGGCTGAGATCCGCGATGGCCAGGCTGTCTGCCGCAATGCAGAGATTCTCAATTGGGGCGTGCACACTCGCTTGCGCCACGAGGTGGTAGACCAGGTCGAAAGGAGCGGCGGAAGCTGGCAGCGAACCGCGACGAGCGAAATTGTACTGGAGACAGTCTCGGGCAACTTACGCTACTCCAGCCATGGCCGCGGC
This genomic stretch from Terriglobales bacterium harbors:
- a CDS encoding M28 family peptidase codes for the protein MASEAQPIPATRRVERWLRQVEACARRPVEDRVAELLALIRTGAERYAAEDWDQANERHAEEFIASLEREFTGRVFLTARPRERDAGRSPNLGDDSFAPAQGGGDDGRPVVVVERQKLKPAAQRTTGYNYIFTVPGERPERLILVAHYDTWRGPGADDNTTGEEITKQYLLSDLRTERRPPLTHTYILAGSEECGLIGFTSQMLLALGIGLANQALAKGVWALTLLGVWLIPLAKYRFGVSGSREYVQSLSTDDLTRIQSVISVDSVGEGRMYIPESSLGADFVRAFLPFPGYPALNDLLEEAAHLNGIKYNTIIAGGTTDHISFLEVNSGFRDRLGDWLGCPRWLGCHKHGKRKIPASALVCLMPGKASPLVFGGKIHTPADTPDRVYPGPLTEALRILDYWFYRMHGGPRLTEPRDFSEYHYAQLFCVSPANVQQQEYWLALKDAVEPNRRNLNGLYRVEAEIRDGQAVCRNAEILNWGVHTRLRHEVVDQVERSGGSWQRTATSEIVLETVSGNLRYSSHGRGWLSRLEALLEEAFGTFERFMGSNTFLTFFAIAFLLAKAVDIVLMHVFGRYAAFADWFFQWFAVTLPVTVAAQLTVLLWLIGKKIPTMIDNAYRHFNKADNLRSLRRVA